Within Vigna unguiculata cultivar IT97K-499-35 chromosome 2, ASM411807v1, whole genome shotgun sequence, the genomic segment ACACCCCACAACACACGCACAAACGCGAAACCGTTGCCCAACAATCCTAACATATAGGCACGAATGCCCTAACAATTTCTAAACCAAGAAAAAGGTAAAACATCAATAACCTATGCTTGAATTGGTGAACAAACACACTAAACAACCATCGAATGGTGTAACATCcttagttttaataaattttattatttattgtatctttactttaaatttaagaGTTAGAAAATTATGTGCTTTTactaatgttttatattatatctagatatagtttaaacattaaaaaaaatcgagtagttttaagaaatattataagtaagtaaaataaaaataataataaaagtaaataataggaagaaaaaatatatatatatatatatatatatatatatacatattaaagcattataaaaaaaagaaagaaagaacgAAACTTCTAAAAGATGAGAACATGAGTAGAcaaggaaataagaaaaagaaaaacaaagaaaagaatagaaataaaacaaaaagaaagaagataaggaGATTTAAAGGAGTTTAATCTTAATACATGGAAGATAAGAATAATTAGAAGTGATAACCTTACATTTAATGCATGCACTCATTACTTGGACAAGTTGGCACATGCTTGGCTTGTAAATGGATGAAAGAAAGATGACCTAAGATTACTTCATACACATGTATTACATGGATCACTTTGGAAAATTTTGGCTTACCTTTCATTAATGAAAGGAATCTTATCCTAACCTATAAATACATGGAAGAGATGTAAAAAGAGTGAAGGTGAGTTATgtgaaaaaaagagaagaaaagaaaagagagtgagagagagagagagagaaagaaagagagaaagttgAAGATAAAGATTGAAAGAGAGATCTTAGACTTCTAAAAGTATTGCTAGAGTGTCCCCCCAACTAACAAGGAGGTAAGGGGGGAGTGAGgctaaactatttttatattaatcttgataaacttATTGGTGTtgtattaatcttttatttattttgaatcatatattattttatttacttccatttaacttattttcatttattatcctcttatatttatattatttagtcGATATTCAGTTATGCACTTAtcctatttaattattttatttaatttatctcaagTTATCTACTGGTCatgttcctttattttattttatttatcttatgcATTAgtcccatttatttattttatttaatcttcacTTACGTACTAGTCCtgtttatttaattgatttaatttttctccaattatgcactagtcttgtttacttattttatttaatttatctctagttatgcactggtcctgtttatttaatttatcttcagttatgcattggtcctgtttatttattttattttatttatctccagttacgcacgggttctatttatttatttcgtttaatttatctctagttatgcattggtcttgtttatttattttatttaatctatctccagttatgcattggtctgtttatttatttctaatatatCTGCAGTTACGCACTAGtcttgtttaatttatatttttgttattatatttatttataacattctAAATCCTTatctagttatttatttaaaattcttgctttcattcttattttatcaatattttataattcaaaaaaaagttaaaaaaaagtaaaagtaaatattattttattcagtgatcttggatggaaaaaaaattacatgtacactttattgttattttatattctttgtgtatagtttatacaatgacataatttgatagtcatcacattttatgacctttgaaaatgtCCAAGAGTATGTTAGTTAAGTAGAGTTAattctggtttcaataagttgagattaaatcAGTCAGAGTGTTTGTATTtaggaagtcacagtttggtacactacGAGAAGAAAGGCAAGGACCAtagtggggtctaaggaagttttgttagttttgaaatggtgattttagCCAAGAAGAGGGGTTGAATTagctttataaaaaaattttgaaagtttaatcctcttttcaattgaatctaatggactgaaaagtttggatgtaaatgcacAAGACCattacactttcagtcgattaaaatataaatcagcagactaatttgttcttgtaGCTATGAAacaatcgattaaaaagacaaatcagtcggctaaaataatggagatttatgcagaatgcagaattcacaaattcaactcaaacaacaatcttttacatacatgTATAAAGCCTTAGATTACATAAGAACACAttcaatcacaccaaagaacgaattacttagttttcttgagtttttaaagagattcaaagtgagtgagatgagggagagagaattgcacaattgtttttatattggttcactcaatcacaaagctacatctagtttaccaggacaacctgagcctggtttccactacattcaaaagttttacaaatcacacaccaagattatacttttgaacaaagaaactcacaagatttttgactcacacaaaaatctaaacacacaccctgcaagaatcacacttacatacctgaaatcacatcaagCAAACCAACCaaaggcacaagaacatccaaacttgatggtggttgtccctagccaactatacatgtgttcttcaagctactcacaagccaaaatgcctccaagatcaaccaagatcttcaaaacacGAGTTGTAGTTGTGTATTGCAAAGAGAGAGAGCTTTCTAGAGAAGAATGACAAAGTTTCGTGCATAAAAATCTTAGATTCGCACCTCTGCTcgcgaaaacacaacttatatagtttggtttaagtgaaaataatcgattgaattttccatacagtcagttgatttcactttacttaagtgaaatcagtcgattgaaaaataattcaactaactgaatgcattcataccagaaactatatacaacaagcctttgaacctgttaaaactcattttaacaaattaaaagagacacactaaggcacacaagacatctaacctatgtcatatagcctacgaACAAGATATAACacaacacattacatttaacatggtattttcagatttaatacattaaaactaaatcttcaaatggatcttcatcaatcttcatcaaacacctatgatcttcatgcacagggctttatcaattcttcgCTTCAAgtttgcttgtgccaacaagttttaccaagtaggtgatatctggatagttcagaatatcACACTAGACTaagatattcataggccaaacttagGACTATTCTATACCTGCTTGGCATCGcaaaggttaggtagtgagtatatatctcttttatgtGTCTATAAatgtattgtttgttgagtttattaagattgatatttaaggcttataaataCCTCACTCCctccatatttttctttcatatgtacgtGTGGCATGAGTAGAAGGGGAACCTGCTtagtgagagttgttcgggatattattggtagatcttctgaagattgacttgttttttataatttatattaatatcttgagaagatattaaaaatatagataatcttctattctgatgtagaactcttaatattatacaaatacatatttttataatatttcatgaacaattacagaTATGTAAactattgatatatatatatatatatatatatatatatatatatatatatatatatatatatatatatatatatatatatatatatatgaagttatgttattgttAGTGTCCTCTTAAGAAAAATCttattgtacaaaaaaaaatcaattccatctttttatcaaataattattatttattatagtaGTCAGGGTGTCACAAATGAAGTCGACAATGGACAATGCAAAGGAACCTAACACAAATCGTGGGTGATTGCAAGAAtgaaatgaagaataaaatgCACTGATAAACCACCGATCGTCATCAACAACCCAAACCTCAGGCCATGTTTCTTTGTTCGTTGAAGTTGCGAGGCattgcttcttttttcattGAAGTGATCTGCCAAAAGGAGGGAACTTTGACTTCTCTCTCAAAACCAATTTGGGGGTTCTCTCTCATCAAGTTGATTCTCTAGTTTTCGCTCAAACGTTTTGGGATTCATCTTTCTTCATATGCTAATTTCAGTTTCCCTCCTTACCTTCCACATGTGTGCCCTTGcaaagaaataacaaaataaaaaataaaaaaacaaaagttagtGGACACATCAATGATgtaaaaaatgagtaaaaattttggagtcaaaataaatttttgtagaTAGATTACACAACAAAACTCGAGAATGACAAAAGAACCAAGTCAACTCGAGAATGTGTTGCAATAAGAGCATGATATtaaaggaaaattaaaattagaaatgatCATGATCAGCAAATTTTGGGACAGTAAGTTTCATAGAGTTTGTTTTCTTACTTATAGGGTTAAAAAAGGGTTTCTAACCATACTTAAAAAGGTTATTCGGTCTTTGCATTTGTTTAAACATCAACCTTTTGATTTCACATTAGTTTTTGCTTTCTCAGCTGCCTTCTTTGTTCCTGTCGTCTTGCAAGATTCTCTTCTCTTCAGTAAGTCACTTTACACTCTTTTCAAGTGTATATTCAACTTGTTACCTTCTTCACTTAATTACATCTCTTTTTTAAGATCTCTTTCAGCTGCATACTTTAAGAGCTCGTTAATTAGAGGATGATAAGATATGTTGTCTTCGAGAAAAAAACAATCACTtccttttttatgaaaaaaaaaaaacctcgtTAGTAAAAAGAAAACGTACATGCTTAAATTccaaaataaacttaaaaacaaAGGTAGACCCAAAGCCCAGAATCACTATTACAAAGGgattaaataagaaattaaactACCAAAAAGTCTGCATGCATTCTTAAATATTCTTAAATTATGTAAGTGACGGATTCAAACGTCTCAAACGATGGTGAACTGTGATTATTCAATTCCTGCACCCACCACCTTTATCTCTCTCTCAGAAGCTCACTCCTAAACCAGCAACATCAACATCAACATCAAAGCATGTTTTTCTATGTACACTTTTTTCTGCGTCGACCGAAAAAGCAACCTTTTTTTCTACTATAGTTTTTCCATGCTTCTTTTGACCACATAATTAGATTCCCCGGCGATGCAGCTCTGGTGAATTGCACTGGCTAGCATTACactaaaattaaagaagtggAAAAAATTGGCAGTGACACTGAGGAGTTTAGTTATTTTGAGAGGTATAATACATGAATGAAGCAATGAAAATGAAAGGAGATGAGATGGGTAGGAGAAAGGAAAGGCGAAGACTTAACAAAACTCAGATGGTGGGTGCTCAAGAATCTTTGTTTCCCTAATTCAACAGACATTGGGTCCAAACCCCACAAAACCATTGTCACCATCAACCGAAATCTGAATACCCTCTTGCTGAATATTCCCTATAATGGAAAGCCCCGAAGGCGAAGCCGCAAAGGCAAAACAGAAAGTTCCGGCATCATCAGCCGGAATTAAAAAGTTTCTGGCCGGAAGGGTTAAGATCTGTCCACCGGAAAAGTAAAAGGAGACGGTGGGCACCCGAACCGTCACAAAGCCGTTCAAATCGTAGCAGGTGTCGAAAATGGAGAGTCCGGGTGCCCGAGGCAGGTTCGTGGTCTGCGCAAGAAAAGCGTCCCGGAAGGCATGGTAAGCCACCGTGGGAAGCCTGGTGACGGCGGTGCCGGTGTCCATCACGGCCCCTCCGTCGCCCAGATCAGTTACCCGGAAAACATCCTCCGATATGTTCAGCCGCGAGCCGCCAACTCCGAGACCCGAGAGCCCAACGTAGTAGAAGCTGGGGAAGAAGGGGTTGGGAATGAGTGGGACCCACGCCGCTCCCAGCGGCAATGCCTGCCGTCCGAATTGGAGCGAGCCGGAGGAGGCGCTGCCGCGAGAGAGCAGACAGTAAGCGAAGGCGCCGCCGGTTTGGCCACCGAGCTGGCCCACGAAAGACATGGGCCCGGCTCCCAGGCCCAAAAGCCCAGCCGCTCCCACGAACATGCCCTGGTTCCATGTGCCGCAGCCGATGGCCGTGTTCCGGATGAGGGTCCGCCCCAGCGTGATTGTTTCGAGCGCAAGCGTGCCTCGGGTGTAGGAGCCGTCGCCATAGGCCACCTCGTAGCGACACCTTCCCTGGTGGCAGCCGGCGTCGTCGAGCTGGTCGCAGACGGAGGAGGAGCAGGAAACGCCGGCGAATGAGGCGGAGAGGGCGGGGTTGAAGATGGGATCGGACTGGTTGTAGCAGTGGTCGCAGGGCTGGCACTGGACCCAGACGATGTCACTGCCTGAGTCTATGACCATGTACTGGTAAGTTGCAGGGCTTCCGATTCCTATTCTCACAAAATACTCTCCGCTACCTTCCTCTGTCCCCGAAACGACGTCGGATCCAAAGGACGCTTCTTCCGCCGCTTCCTCCTTGTAAGCATGGCTGATACTGATAACGATAGAGGATACCCTTTTGACGTCGCGTTTCATTCGTTGGTTGAAGCGGGTGGTGTGATCCTTGGCAGGGGTGGTGCTGATTTTGTCTCTGTGAAGAACCTGAACTTTCCAATCTCCCTGCTTTTCTTCTAACTCTTCTGTTTCTTTAGATGGGTTCTTGAGTTTAGTCGCTGCCATTTCTTCCTCCACGTTCAGCTGTTCGAAGTGGGAAGAAGCCAAGGAGCTGCAGATGGTTATGGTTAGAAGCAGGAAGAAGAGAAGAGTGTTGACAACGGCCATGGTTGTTGGTTGGTTGGTGAGGAAGGACTCAGCGCTCCATATTCACTTTCCGTTGTTCTTTCATTATATTGGTGTTTCGTTTTGGGGGAAAATGGTCCATTATGCagagagagaggaagagtactGTTATAATTGAAACCAAAAGTACACACATATCTAGTGTAAAGTCCCacattaattaatgttaaggaaaatgttaatttgtgtttttaaaaGATGGTtgataaaacaagaaaatgtgTGATTGATTAACAAGCCGACAGGAAAATCCTCTGCTACACgtgtttgtgttgtgtttgtGATTTCCAGCAAGATGCCACACACAGACAAATTGAGGCACAGACATACCTCGTAAATcatgttggtttttttttttttcttaaaccacTCGGATGAATATGCAACGAGGGGAAGACGACAAAAATGTAACACACAGTACAAGTGTGAAAAAAAGTCCATCCTCTATCTAATTCCATGTAGTTATACATTAGTGTGTAGTAAGAACAGAGGAATTGAAAATGATTTGGGTACTTTCGGTGGGGATGTTTCAtttgaattgaatatatataaaaataaggagAAATAGGAACAGAGGTTAACGTTGTGGTAGGATTTCAAAAAGCACGACAGAGTGCGGATTTTGTGCATTGTTTGTTGGGCATAATGCCTCTTCCTGCTTCACCatcattactattttttttttcttttctacaatTTATGTCATTTTCGTATTTATACTAATAAGTTAGTGAGAAGAAACAGAGTAGCTGTCAACAACTTTGACTtgatataatgtaataaatataagaaataatattaaataaaagataactttaacaaaatttcaaatatgatATACCAATAATTTTGTTAGTCCATCAAGCTCATTTAACTTTGgatatttaaagattaaaaaaatgtgtctttggaagtagaaaaaataattgacaTTCAAAACAAACTTCTTCTTTTTAGATGtactaattataaattatagataaaaagaaaagaaaaaaagtttcagAGTAATTAATTCATGTAAACAGTGAATTACCTTTTTAATGTATGTaaagtgtttatttttttaaaatgttatgaGATTGGGTAAGATTCCTGTTAccactatttttttcaaataagttttCACACTAATAacgattttaaattttttttttctgttttaaccAAGTCGAATTTTgagtgaa encodes:
- the LOC114167591 gene encoding protein ASPARTIC PROTEASE IN GUARD CELL 2; the protein is MAVVNTLLFFLLLTITICSSLASSHFEQLNVEEEMAATKLKNPSKETEELEEKQGDWKVQVLHRDKISTTPAKDHTTRFNQRMKRDVKRVSSIVISISHAYKEEAAEEASFGSDVVSGTEEGSGEYFVRIGIGSPATYQYMVIDSGSDIVWVQCQPCDHCYNQSDPIFNPALSASFAGVSCSSSVCDQLDDAGCHQGRCRYEVAYGDGSYTRGTLALETITLGRTLIRNTAIGCGTWNQGMFVGAAGLLGLGAGPMSFVGQLGGQTGGAFAYCLLSRGSASSGSLQFGRQALPLGAAWVPLIPNPFFPSFYYVGLSGLGVGGSRLNISEDVFRVTDLGDGGAVMDTGTAVTRLPTVAYHAFRDAFLAQTTNLPRAPGLSIFDTCYDLNGFVTVRVPTVSFYFSGGQILTLPARNFLIPADDAGTFCFAFAASPSGLSIIGNIQQEGIQISVDGDNGFVGFGPNVC